The following proteins are co-located in the Coleofasciculus chthonoplastes PCC 7420 genome:
- the larE gene encoding ATP-dependent sacrificial sulfur transferase LarE, protein MLNNKFEQLTRLFAQMDRALIAYSGGVDSTLVAKIAYDVLGDRALAVTAESPSLLPEELEDARIQAAVIGIPHELVQTDEMNNPNYTANPVNRCYFCKSELHDTLKPLALQRGYPYVVDGVNADDLGDYRPGIQAAQERGARSPLAEVGVTKAEVRQLSQQLGLPWWDKPAQPCLSSRFPYGEEITIAKLQRVGRAEVYLRKLGWKNLRVRSQGDTARIELSPEQIKQFVLTMDLPTLVSAFQDLGFLYVTLDLEGYHSGKLNRVVNQDDKAIV, encoded by the coding sequence ATGTTAAATAATAAATTTGAACAACTTACCCGCTTATTTGCTCAAATGGATCGGGCATTAATTGCCTATTCTGGAGGAGTTGATAGCACCTTAGTTGCCAAGATTGCTTATGATGTTTTAGGCGATCGCGCTTTAGCGGTAACCGCCGAATCCCCATCTCTGCTACCTGAAGAATTGGAAGATGCCCGGATTCAAGCGGCGGTAATTGGCATTCCCCATGAATTGGTGCAAACCGATGAAATGAATAATCCCAATTATACGGCGAATCCGGTTAACCGTTGCTATTTTTGCAAAAGTGAACTTCACGATACGCTGAAACCTTTGGCGCTGCAACGGGGTTATCCCTATGTCGTGGATGGCGTCAATGCTGATGACTTAGGGGACTATCGCCCTGGAATTCAAGCCGCGCAAGAACGAGGGGCGCGATCGCCTTTAGCCGAAGTGGGGGTGACGAAAGCCGAAGTGCGCCAACTTTCGCAACAGTTAGGGCTTCCCTGGTGGGATAAACCTGCCCAACCTTGTCTAAGTTCTCGCTTTCCTTATGGCGAAGAAATTACGATCGCGAAACTGCAACGGGTAGGGCGGGCAGAAGTTTATTTACGGAAACTAGGGTGGAAAAATTTGCGGGTGCGTTCTCAAGGGGATACCGCACGCATTGAATTATCGCCGGAACAAATTAAACAATTTGTGTTGACCATGGATTTACCAACCCTGGTATCAGCGTTTCAAGATTTAGGCTTTTTGTATGTCACCCTAGATTTAGAAGGATATCACAGTGGTAAGTTAAATCGGGTCGTGAATCAAGATGATAAAGCAATAGTCTAG
- the glgX gene encoding glycogen debranching protein GlgX: MYVPVWPGKSYPLGATWDGKGTNFALFSENATAVELCLFDDQDEETRFELTEVSNFVWHGYLPGIGPGQRYGFRVHGTFAPEEGHRFNPNKLLIDPYAKALDGEIGYGEEIFGYPWDDPEKDLVLSESDDAHLVPKAVVVDESFDWEEDELLQRQAHETIIYETHVRGFTKLNPDIPEPLRGTYAGLAHPAAIAYLQTLGITAVELLPVHHFLSQPGHLVDKDLKNYWGYDSINYMAPNANYSASGTQGQQVREFKEMVKALHKAGIEVILDVVYNHTGEGNHLGPTLSLRGIDNVAYYRVMEDDPRYYMDFTGCGNSLNVRHPQVLKLIMDSLRYWVLQMHVDGFRFDLASALARELYEVDSLAAFFDIIHQDPVLSNVKLIAEPWDVGMGGYQVGKFPLLWSEWNGQYRDTVRDFWRGEDSSLAEFAYRFTGSSDLYESNGRRPSASINFITAHDGFTLNDLVSYNEKHNEANGEENRDGESHNRSWNCGAEGETDDPEILQLRNRQRRNFLVTLMLSQGVPMLLGGDEIGRTQGGNNNAYCQDSDISWFDWDLPEENAALLDFTRELIYFRRQHPTFRRRKWFLGRAIHGSSVKDIGWFNPDGGDMTEDQWMAGYTKAIGIFLNGEEIATPGVEGERVMDESFFICFNAHYEMIEFTLPPGLQAREWVVVIDTDKPRFVEEEISYTEDKPIPVTARSVMVLRRR, translated from the coding sequence ATGTACGTACCCGTTTGGCCCGGTAAAAGTTATCCTTTAGGAGCAACCTGGGATGGTAAAGGCACAAACTTTGCCTTGTTCAGTGAGAACGCAACGGCTGTCGAGCTTTGTTTATTCGATGATCAGGATGAGGAGACACGCTTCGAGTTGACAGAAGTCAGCAACTTCGTCTGGCATGGTTATTTACCGGGTATCGGTCCGGGACAACGGTATGGTTTCCGTGTCCATGGTACCTTTGCACCGGAGGAGGGTCATCGCTTCAATCCCAATAAACTGCTCATTGACCCTTATGCTAAGGCATTGGATGGCGAGATTGGCTACGGGGAGGAAATCTTTGGTTATCCGTGGGATGATCCAGAAAAAGACTTGGTCTTGTCTGAAAGCGATGATGCTCACCTGGTACCTAAAGCCGTGGTAGTCGATGAGTCTTTTGACTGGGAAGAGGACGAACTGCTGCAACGACAGGCTCACGAAACGATTATTTACGAAACCCATGTTAGGGGCTTCACGAAGCTAAACCCAGACATCCCCGAACCCTTACGCGGAACTTATGCGGGACTTGCCCATCCTGCCGCGATCGCGTATCTTCAGACTTTAGGGATTACGGCGGTAGAATTGCTCCCCGTGCATCACTTTTTGTCCCAACCCGGACATTTAGTGGATAAGGATTTAAAGAATTACTGGGGTTATGATTCCATAAACTATATGGCACCCAATGCTAATTACAGCGCCAGTGGCACTCAAGGGCAACAGGTGCGTGAGTTCAAGGAAATGGTTAAGGCGCTACATAAAGCGGGGATTGAGGTGATTCTGGATGTCGTCTACAATCATACCGGCGAAGGCAATCATCTCGGTCCCACGCTTTCCCTACGCGGAATTGACAATGTAGCCTATTACCGCGTAATGGAAGATGACCCTCGCTATTACATGGATTTTACCGGCTGTGGTAATTCCCTGAACGTGCGTCATCCCCAAGTCCTCAAGCTGATTATGGACAGCCTGCGGTATTGGGTGCTACAGATGCATGTGGATGGCTTCCGCTTTGACTTAGCCTCAGCATTGGCGCGAGAACTCTATGAGGTGGATAGTCTGGCGGCATTCTTTGATATTATTCACCAAGACCCAGTTCTCTCGAATGTGAAGTTGATTGCTGAACCCTGGGATGTGGGTATGGGCGGCTATCAAGTGGGTAAATTCCCTTTGCTATGGTCCGAGTGGAATGGGCAATATCGGGATACGGTGCGCGACTTTTGGCGCGGTGAAGATAGCAGTTTAGCCGAATTTGCCTATCGGTTCACCGGAAGTTCTGACTTGTATGAGTCGAACGGACGCCGACCGAGTGCTAGCATTAACTTTATTACTGCCCATGATGGATTTACCCTGAATGACCTGGTAAGCTACAACGAAAAGCATAACGAGGCAAATGGGGAAGAAAACCGGGATGGGGAAAGCCATAACCGTTCCTGGAATTGTGGGGCGGAAGGCGAAACCGATGATCCAGAGATTCTCCAGTTAAGGAATAGACAACGGCGCAACTTTTTGGTCACGCTGATGTTATCCCAAGGTGTCCCCATGCTACTAGGCGGCGATGAAATTGGGCGAACGCAAGGGGGCAATAATAATGCCTACTGTCAGGATAGTGACATCTCCTGGTTTGATTGGGATTTACCGGAGGAAAATGCCGCCCTTCTCGACTTTACCCGTGAACTGATCTATTTCCGCCGCCAGCATCCCACATTCCGGCGACGCAAGTGGTTTCTCGGTCGAGCGATTCACGGTTCTAGCGTTAAGGATATTGGTTGGTTCAACCCCGATGGCGGCGATATGACCGAGGATCAATGGATGGCGGGGTATACCAAGGCGATCGGTATTTTCTTAAATGGTGAAGAAATTGCCACGCCGGGAGTGGAGGGGGAACGAGTCATGGATGAGAGTTTCTTCATCTGCTTCAATGCTCACTATGAGATGATTGAATTTACGCTCCCTCCAGGATTGCAAGCCAGAGAATGGGTGGTGGTGATTGACACCGACAAGCCTCGCTTTGTTGAGGAGGAGATTAGCTATACCGAGGATAAGCCGATTCCAGTTACCGCGCGATCGGTGATGGTGTTGCGACGACGATAA
- a CDS encoding pantothenate kinase, with the protein MTLPDHYVALMIGNSRLHWAWFAGDTLQDAWDTQHFPAAEVESIIQHWTSGLLPTTIFGEPFLSGYSSNPYLPLYIASVIPEQTPLWQTYPVAHVITLEDVPLLGVYPTLGIDRALAVLGAGETYNYPVLVIDAGTALTFTGVDDHRHLVGGAILPGLKLQLESLAHNTAALPSISLKRQLPNRWAIDTLTAIESGVIYTLLAGIREFIADWLQRFPNSPIALTGGDADLLLYYLHSRYPKFYPYLVTDRHLIFWGIKFVAITKNLAG; encoded by the coding sequence ATGACTCTCCCAGACCACTATGTCGCATTGATGATTGGTAACTCTCGGCTACACTGGGCTTGGTTTGCGGGAGATACTCTCCAAGATGCTTGGGATACCCAGCATTTCCCAGCAGCAGAGGTGGAATCGATCATCCAACACTGGACATCTGGTCTTCTACCTACCACCATCTTCGGTGAACCTTTTCTTTCTGGTTATTCCTCCAATCCATACCTACCCCTTTATATCGCTTCAGTCATTCCTGAGCAAACTCCATTGTGGCAAACTTATCCAGTTGCCCACGTTATTACTCTAGAGGATGTACCGCTTTTAGGCGTTTATCCTACCTTGGGTATTGATCGCGCCCTCGCTGTGTTAGGGGCGGGGGAAACCTATAATTATCCGGTGCTGGTGATTGATGCGGGGACAGCACTAACCTTTACGGGTGTCGATGATCATCGTCATCTCGTCGGCGGCGCTATTCTACCAGGACTCAAATTACAACTCGAATCCTTAGCCCACAACACAGCCGCTTTACCGTCTATCTCACTGAAGCGCCAATTACCCAACCGTTGGGCGATAGATACCTTGACCGCGATTGAAAGTGGCGTTATTTATACTCTATTAGCAGGAATTCGAGAGTTTATTGCCGATTGGTTACAGCGTTTCCCTAACAGCCCAATTGCTTTAACGGGTGGAGACGCTGACTTACTACTCTACTACTTACATAGTCGTTATCCTAAATTTTATCCTTATCTTGTTACCGATCGCCACTTAATTTTTTGGGGAATTAAATTTGTGGCTATAACGAAGAATCTTGCAGGTTAA
- a CDS encoding diflavin flavoprotein, protein MVAVAEGIQRRLTMQTTEIAPDTTAIRSLDWDRDRFDIEFGLQNGTTYNSFLIQSEKTALVDTSHEKFRQLYLDTLKGLIDPARLDYLVVSHTEPDHSGLVKDILALAPNITVVGSKVAIQFLENWVNQPFQSQIVKNGDRVDLGNGHILEAVIAPNLHWPDTIFTYDTKTQVLFTCDAFGMHYCDDYTFDEDIDLIENDFKYYYDCLMGPNARSVLSALKRMDKLPEISTIATGHGPLLYHNLSELTGRYRRWSEEQAKADTTVAVFYISDYGYSDRLSQAIAHGITKTGVAVDMMDLRSADPQEIKELMSIASGVVMGTPPTTGDVAAVAQTAMGTILGATNPKQSFGVFESGAGESESAYLLVNKFRDLGLTPGFAPILVKDTPDEQVYQLCEEAGTDLGQCLSRDRTIKQTKSLDSDLDKALGRISSGLYVITAKKGNITSAMVASWVAQASFKPLGVSVAVAKDRAIESFMYVGDRFILNVLEAGNYQGLMKHFLKRFPPGANRFEGIKTYSASNGSPILADALAYMECEVKSRLDCGDHWTIYATVSAGRVSKTDAMTAVHHRKVGNHY, encoded by the coding sequence ATGGTCGCAGTAGCAGAGGGAATTCAGCGTCGGTTGACGATGCAGACTACCGAAATTGCCCCGGATACCACGGCAATCCGATCGCTGGATTGGGATCGCGATCGCTTTGATATAGAATTTGGTTTACAGAATGGTACGACGTATAACTCGTTCCTGATTCAGAGTGAAAAAACGGCGTTGGTGGATACCTCTCATGAAAAGTTTCGCCAACTTTACCTGGATACATTGAAGGGATTAATTGACCCAGCCAGATTAGATTATTTGGTGGTTAGCCACACGGAACCGGATCACAGTGGCTTAGTTAAAGATATTCTGGCACTTGCCCCCAATATTACGGTGGTTGGCTCAAAAGTGGCGATCCAATTCCTGGAAAATTGGGTGAATCAGCCGTTTCAATCGCAAATCGTCAAAAACGGCGATCGCGTTGATTTGGGAAATGGGCATATCCTGGAAGCTGTCATTGCGCCGAATCTCCATTGGCCCGATACGATTTTCACATACGATACCAAAACTCAGGTTCTATTTACCTGTGATGCTTTTGGGATGCACTATTGTGATGATTACACCTTCGATGAAGACATCGACCTGATCGAAAACGACTTTAAATATTACTATGACTGTTTAATGGGTCCCAATGCCCGTTCGGTGCTATCCGCCCTAAAACGGATGGACAAGTTACCTGAAATTAGCACCATTGCTACAGGTCATGGACCTTTACTCTATCACAACCTGAGTGAACTCACCGGACGGTATCGGCGCTGGAGTGAGGAACAGGCAAAAGCAGACACGACGGTTGCTGTATTTTATATCTCTGATTACGGATATAGCGATCGCCTTTCCCAAGCGATTGCCCATGGAATTACTAAAACTGGTGTAGCGGTGGATATGATGGACTTGCGATCGGCTGATCCGCAAGAGATTAAGGAATTGATGAGTATTGCGTCTGGGGTGGTGATGGGTACACCGCCGACGACGGGAGACGTTGCTGCTGTCGCCCAAACTGCGATGGGTACAATTTTAGGGGCGACGAATCCGAAGCAATCCTTTGGTGTGTTTGAATCGGGGGCGGGTGAGAGTGAATCGGCGTATCTGTTGGTGAATAAGTTCCGGGATTTAGGACTAACGCCAGGGTTTGCACCAATTTTAGTTAAAGATACGCCTGATGAACAGGTTTATCAGTTATGTGAAGAAGCGGGGACGGATTTAGGACAATGCCTGTCACGCGATCGCACGATTAAGCAAACGAAGTCCCTGGATAGTGATTTGGATAAAGCCTTGGGGCGAATCAGCAGTGGGCTCTATGTTATTACTGCCAAAAAGGGGAATATCACCAGTGCGATGGTAGCGTCGTGGGTAGCGCAAGCGTCATTTAAACCCTTGGGCGTATCGGTGGCGGTGGCAAAGGATCGGGCGATTGAGTCGTTTATGTATGTGGGCGATCGCTTTATTCTCAATGTCTTGGAAGCTGGGAATTACCAAGGGCTGATGAAGCATTTCCTCAAGCGCTTCCCGCCCGGTGCAAACCGTTTTGAGGGGATTAAAACTTATTCTGCCAGCAATGGTTCTCCGATTTTAGCTGATGCTTTAGCTTATATGGAATGTGAAGTGAAAAGTCGCTTAGATTGTGGCGATCACTGGACTATTTATGCCACTGTTTCGGCGGGACGAGTGTCTAAGACGGATGCGATGACGGCGGTACATCATCGTAAGGTGGGGAATCATTATTAG
- a CDS encoding RNA-guided endonuclease InsQ/TnpB family protein, with protein MKQVLTIVVKLQPSPEQVAFLEATLQAFADACNYVNENTNPKLTNKIAIQSLVYQTIKKKFNLVANMAVRACARVAANRKVAKQKGKPVKRFAPSSMDCDKDLFRFREQDWTVSLATVHGRERIELKSGNYQRGKLKGRNPTSAQLCKHRDGQFYLHIQIKDEAPDSSVKDLVIGIDLGRRDIAVTSEGKKWDGLHIQSVRDKFYKVRASLQKKASKGTRTTRRRCREILKRLSGRERRYQQWLNHNISKSVVRRAVEYSASIAIEDLTGIRERTNEQPRSKTERRRSNSWAFYQLRMFIEYKAIGAGVRVVPIPPAYTSQMCHNCLHIHPVKGKSYRSGKTFKCGHCGWHGDADFNGANNIALVGLSINQPGGTGLSCKLSRTIEYVQRSTERSRRSLSLFDD; from the coding sequence ATGAAACAAGTTCTCACAATAGTTGTAAAGCTCCAACCTTCTCCTGAACAAGTTGCCTTCTTAGAGGCAACTCTTCAGGCGTTTGCGGACGCTTGTAACTACGTGAACGAAAACACAAACCCTAAGCTGACCAACAAAATTGCTATCCAGTCCTTAGTCTACCAAACCATCAAGAAAAAATTCAATCTGGTGGCAAACATGGCAGTTAGGGCTTGTGCGCGTGTAGCTGCTAATCGCAAGGTAGCCAAGCAGAAAGGTAAACCTGTTAAAAGATTTGCCCCAAGCAGCATGGACTGTGACAAAGACTTGTTTCGCTTCCGAGAACAAGACTGGACGGTAAGCCTTGCTACCGTTCACGGCAGAGAGCGAATTGAGCTGAAGTCCGGGAATTACCAAAGAGGAAAACTCAAAGGGAGAAACCCGACTTCTGCTCAACTGTGTAAGCATCGCGATGGTCAGTTCTACCTGCACATCCAAATTAAAGACGAAGCTCCCGACTCATCCGTGAAAGACTTGGTGATAGGTATCGACTTGGGACGCCGAGACATTGCAGTTACATCAGAGGGCAAAAAGTGGGACGGTTTGCACATTCAGTCAGTACGAGACAAGTTTTATAAAGTTAGGGCGTCTCTCCAGAAAAAAGCCTCGAAAGGCACGAGGACGACTCGGCGTAGATGTCGAGAAATCCTGAAACGGCTGTCGGGACGAGAGAGACGCTACCAGCAATGGCTTAATCACAACATCTCCAAATCGGTGGTTAGACGAGCAGTTGAGTATAGTGCCTCTATTGCTATAGAAGACCTTACGGGAATTAGGGAGAGAACCAACGAGCAACCCAGAAGCAAGACGGAACGTAGACGCTCGAATTCATGGGCATTCTACCAACTGCGAATGTTCATTGAGTACAAAGCTATTGGCGCTGGTGTTCGAGTTGTCCCAATCCCCCCTGCCTATACTTCCCAAATGTGTCACAACTGCTTACACATTCACCCGGTAAAAGGAAAGTCTTACCGTAGTGGCAAGACTTTCAAATGTGGGCATTGTGGTTGGCATGGAGATGCCGACTTTAATGGAGCCAATAATATTGCACTTGTGGGGCTGTCTATAAACCAGCCTGGAGGCACGGGGTTATCGTGCAAGCTAAGCCGAACTATCGAGTATGTTCAGCGTTCGACTGAGCGCTCACGCCGAAGTCTTAGCTTGTTCGATGACTGA
- a CDS encoding chemotaxis protein CheB, with product MTQPQVDQHSNPPPAFANTAFDVVAFAASAGGLKALSEVLSHLPSDFPAAVLILQHLDRSHRSLMAEILRRRISLPIKQTEDGDKLSPGEAYIAQPNYHVLVNSDGTLSLTQSPMVNFVRPSADLLFESLAKSYRNRAIAVILTGTGKDGTKGVQAIAKMGGMVISQNQETSEHFGMPRSAIDTGIVDLILPLPEIAETLIQLVKKGRE from the coding sequence ATGACACAACCCCAGGTCGATCAACACAGCAATCCCCCCCCAGCCTTCGCCAATACCGCCTTTGATGTCGTCGCCTTCGCCGCATCTGCTGGCGGACTAAAGGCGCTATCTGAGGTTTTATCCCATCTACCGAGTGACTTTCCAGCAGCCGTTCTGATTTTACAGCACCTTGACCGCAGTCACCGTTCTTTAATGGCAGAGATACTCCGCCGACGGATTTCTTTGCCGATTAAGCAGACGGAGGATGGAGACAAGCTAAGTCCGGGAGAAGCCTATATTGCCCAACCGAATTATCATGTTTTGGTCAACTCTGATGGTACGCTTTCCTTAACGCAGTCACCTATGGTCAATTTTGTCCGTCCCTCAGCCGATTTACTGTTTGAGTCGCTGGCAAAGAGTTATCGAAATCGGGCAATTGCTGTCATTTTAACCGGGACAGGGAAAGATGGCACAAAAGGAGTGCAAGCGATCGCGAAAATGGGCGGTATGGTGATTAGCCAAAATCAAGAGACGTCGGAACACTTTGGTATGCCCCGTTCTGCCATTGACACCGGGATCGTTGATTTAATTTTACCGTTACCCGAAATTGCTGAAACACTCATCCAACTTGTAAAAAAAGGTAGAGAGTAG
- a CDS encoding CheR family methyltransferase, with product MTNDKQQEENRIFESLLEYLKETRGFDFTGYKRSTLKRRVTRRMQSHNIDNFGDYLDYLEVHPEEFEPLFNTILINVTAFFRDTDAWDYLQHQLLPKLLQQKDKREQIRVWSAGCSSGEEAYSIAMLLAEIMGLEQFRQRVKIYATDVDEEALDQARWARYTSKALENVSEEWRQCYFEQVNNQYVFRSDIRRVVIFGRNDLVQDAPISRLDLLICRNTLMYFNAETQKRILARFNFALKENGTLFLGKAEMLLTNSNLFIPVNLKHRLFTKVATPKLSDRLLIFAQAGDKESSARLSERVRLREAAFNTSPIAQIIVDVNGYLVLANMIARSMFDIKRQDLGRLFQDLELSYRPLELRSLIDDVYRDRTSITINDVVREESNTTQYLDVQISPLKENGNGEQLLGVSISFQDVTRYNQLHKKYKTSSQELETANEELQSSNEELETTNEELQSTNEELETTNEELQSTNEELETMNEELESTNEELRTMNDELRLRTDEVNQVNAFLNSILESFQTGVIIVDREFKIIRWNEYSEELWGLRSDEVEDKSLLSLDIGLPVKQLREPIRNCYQGEVNHQTIMVDAINRRGQSIQCQVTFHGLKGIEEQLHGTIILVDEVNQEDG from the coding sequence ATGACAAATGACAAACAACAAGAAGAAAATCGAATTTTTGAATCTCTACTGGAATACTTAAAAGAAACACGAGGCTTTGATTTTACGGGTTACAAACGCTCGACACTAAAGCGGCGGGTAACCCGGCGAATGCAGTCTCACAATATCGATAACTTTGGCGATTATCTGGACTACCTGGAAGTTCATCCGGAAGAATTTGAGCCGCTGTTCAATACAATTTTAATCAACGTTACCGCATTTTTCCGGGATACGGACGCCTGGGACTATTTACAGCATCAACTCCTGCCGAAACTGTTGCAGCAAAAGGATAAGCGAGAGCAAATCCGCGTCTGGAGTGCGGGGTGTTCATCGGGGGAAGAAGCCTATTCTATTGCCATGCTTTTGGCAGAAATTATGGGGTTGGAGCAATTTCGCCAACGGGTTAAAATTTATGCCACGGATGTAGACGAAGAAGCTTTGGATCAAGCGCGTTGGGCACGCTATACTTCCAAAGCCTTAGAGAACGTGTCTGAGGAATGGCGACAGTGCTATTTTGAACAAGTTAACAATCAGTATGTATTCCGATCTGATATTCGCCGGGTGGTGATTTTTGGTCGGAATGATTTGGTTCAAGATGCGCCAATTTCCCGGCTGGATTTACTGATTTGCCGCAACACACTAATGTATTTTAATGCGGAAACTCAAAAACGGATTTTGGCACGGTTTAACTTTGCGCTAAAGGAGAATGGCACTCTATTTTTGGGCAAAGCCGAGATGCTGCTAACCAATAGTAACCTGTTTATACCTGTGAATTTAAAGCACCGCCTCTTTACCAAAGTAGCCACACCGAAACTAAGCGATCGCCTGCTGATATTCGCCCAAGCTGGGGATAAAGAATCGAGTGCGCGTCTGTCTGAGCGGGTGCGACTACGAGAAGCGGCGTTTAATACCTCACCCATTGCCCAAATTATTGTTGATGTCAATGGTTACTTAGTGTTGGCAAATATGATCGCCCGGTCAATGTTTGATATCAAACGGCAAGATCTGGGCAGACTATTTCAAGATTTGGAACTTTCCTACCGTCCCCTAGAACTGCGGTCTCTCATCGATGATGTCTATCGCGATCGCACGTCGATTACGATTAACGATGTGGTGCGGGAGGAGTCCAATACGACTCAGTATTTGGATGTGCAAATTAGTCCTTTAAAGGAAAATGGCAATGGTGAGCAGTTGTTGGGAGTGAGTATTTCCTTTCAGGATGTCACTCGCTACAACCAGTTACACAAGAAATATAAAACATCCTCCCAAGAACTGGAGACGGCGAATGAGGAACTCCAGTCGAGTAATGAGGAACTAGAAACGACGAACGAAGAATTGCAATCCACCAACGAAGAACTAGAAACGACGAACGAAGAATTGCAATCCACCAACGAAGAACTGGAGACAATGAATGAAGAACTCGAATCGACCAATGAAGAATTGCGGACGATGAATGATGAATTGCGCTTGCGGACGGATGAAGTCAACCAAGTCAATGCCTTTTTAAATTCAATTCTAGAAAGTTTCCAAACGGGGGTGATTATTGTAGACCGCGAATTTAAGATTATCCGTTGGAATGAATATTCTGAGGAACTTTGGGGACTACGCAGTGACGAGGTAGAAGACAAATCCCTCCTCAGTTTAGATATTGGCTTACCTGTGAAACAGTTGCGCGAACCAATCCGTAACTGTTATCAGGGCGAGGTCAATCATCAGACAATCATGGTGGATGCGATTAATCGCCGAGGTCAATCCATTCAATGTCAGGTTACGTTCCACGGCTTGAAAGGGATAGAAGAACAATTACACGGCACGATTATATTGGTAGATGAAGTGAATCAAGAAGATGGATGA
- a CDS encoding PAS domain-containing sensor histidine kinase codes for MTNLNKLIQLSQQRLESLFNQINQAADQPEILSKILEEFSITLEEFDQQQQELVTINNASDSELQHYRELFECTSEAYFVTNLMGEIHTANPAASMMLNISPNYLIGKPLTVFVAESHRKAFRNQLQQVRTSSQSMGWDVQLQPRHGEPFPAAIAVSPIRDNHGNLTGLRWLISDISQRQQAEALRQELAEQHELSELKSRFLSTVSHEFRTPLTTILSSSEMLERYSDRLSPERKAVHFQKISQSVDYMTQLLEDILIYSKADAEKLEFNPTVVNLSEFCQTLVEDLHLEAANKERIQLKCNDDDICGNFDPKLLRQILSNLLTNALKYSPKGDPVDFELNREENQAILLIRDRGIGIPANDQVHLFEPFHRAQNTGTINGTGLGLAIVKKAVDLHQGMISVQSEIDVGTIFTVNLPLLNNAKKF; via the coding sequence ATGACTAACCTAAACAAACTGATTCAACTCTCCCAACAACGCCTAGAATCCTTGTTTAACCAAATCAATCAAGCGGCGGATCAACCCGAAATCCTCTCAAAGATTCTAGAGGAGTTTTCGATCACATTAGAGGAATTCGATCAGCAACAGCAGGAGTTAGTCACCATAAATAATGCCAGCGACAGCGAACTCCAGCACTACCGAGAGTTATTTGAATGCACCTCAGAAGCCTACTTTGTGACGAATCTGATGGGAGAAATTCATACCGCCAATCCAGCCGCCAGTATGATGTTGAACATCTCGCCCAACTATCTTATTGGCAAACCACTAACTGTCTTTGTCGCTGAATCTCACCGCAAAGCCTTTCGCAATCAACTGCAACAAGTGAGAACATCCTCCCAGTCGATGGGATGGGACGTGCAGCTACAGCCTCGCCACGGTGAACCCTTTCCCGCCGCGATCGCCGTTTCTCCCATTCGCGATAATCACGGTAATCTAACCGGATTGCGCTGGTTAATTAGCGATATCAGTCAGCGCCAGCAAGCGGAAGCCTTGCGCCAGGAATTAGCCGAACAACACGAACTCAGCGAACTCAAATCCCGGTTTCTCAGTACCGTCTCCCACGAATTCCGCACCCCGCTAACCACGATTTTATCCTCTAGTGAAATGCTAGAACGGTATAGCGATCGCTTGAGTCCAGAACGAAAAGCCGTACATTTCCAGAAAATTAGCCAATCGGTCGATTATATGACCCAGTTATTGGAAGATATCTTAATCTATAGCAAAGCCGACGCCGAAAAACTAGAATTTAATCCCACTGTTGTCAATTTAAGCGAATTCTGTCAGACTTTAGTCGAGGACTTGCACCTAGAAGCCGCGAATAAAGAACGGATTCAGCTTAAGTGTAACGATGATGACATTTGCGGCAATTTTGACCCCAAACTGCTACGGCAAATTCTGAGTAACTTACTCACCAACGCCCTGAAATACTCACCCAAGGGTGATCCTGTAGATTTTGAACTGAATCGTGAGGAGAATCAAGCTATACTATTAATTCGCGATCGCGGTATCGGCATTCCCGCCAATGACCAAGTGCATTTATTTGAACCCTTCCATCGCGCCCAGAATACAGGTACAATAAACGGAACAGGATTAGGACTCGCGATCGTCAAAAAAGCCGTGGATTTACATCAAGGCATGATATCTGTCCAAAGTGAGATTGATGTAGGTACGATATTTACTGTCAACTTACCGCTCCTGAATAATGCCAAAAAATTCTAG